A stretch of Carnobacterium iners DNA encodes these proteins:
- a CDS encoding 50S ribosomal protein L25, with protein MKVNAELRSEVGTASAKRYRKEHDIPAVVYNKGGDATSILFNEKDFIEVLKKLGKNGIFDVVVEGEKPKQVIIKHYQSSAIKIQILDVELQAIEKGQKLTVTVPIVLEGTEKVKLGMVSQTLNELEIETTPDNIPTEYVLDVSKLTIGDSMTVADIIVDKSVTVFDEQDETVVIVAQPAALEEETTEEAAEPEVIGEKEE; from the coding sequence ATGAAAGTAAACGCAGAATTAAGATCAGAAGTTGGAACGGCTTCAGCTAAGAGGTATAGAAAAGAACATGATATTCCAGCTGTTGTATACAACAAGGGCGGAGACGCTACTTCAATCCTATTTAATGAAAAAGATTTTATTGAGGTATTAAAAAAATTAGGGAAAAACGGTATTTTTGATGTTGTTGTTGAAGGCGAAAAGCCTAAACAAGTTATCATCAAGCATTACCAAAGCTCTGCTATAAAAATTCAAATTTTAGATGTAGAACTTCAAGCAATTGAAAAAGGACAAAAATTAACAGTTACTGTTCCTATTGTTCTTGAAGGAACTGAGAAAGTTAAATTAGGTATGGTCTCACAAACATTAAATGAATTAGAAATTGAAACAACTCCGGATAATATTCCTACCGAATATGTTCTTGATGTTAGCAAACTAACCATCGGTGATTCTATGACTGTTGCAGATATTATCGTAGACAAATCTGTTACTGTTTTTGATGAGCAAGACGAAACAGTTGTAATCGTAGCGCAACCAGCTGCTCTTGAAGAAGAGACAACTGAAGAAGCTGCTGAACCAGAAGTTATTGGTGAAAAAGAAGAATAA